The Mus musculus strain C57BL/6J chromosome 2, GRCm38.p6 C57BL/6J genome has a window encoding:
- the Cebpb gene encoding CCAAT/enhancer-binding protein beta isoform a (isoform a is encoded by transcript variant 1) — MHRLLAWDAACLPPPPAAFRPMEVANFYYEPDCLAYGAKAARAAPRAPAAEPAIGEHERAIDFSPYLEPLAPAADFAAPAPAHHDFLSDLFADDYGAKPSKKPADYGYVSLGRAGAKAAPPACFPPPPPAALKAEPGFEPADCKRADDAPAMAAGFPFALRAYLGYQATPSGSSGSLSTSSSSSPPGTPSPADAKAAPAACFAGPPAAPAKAKAKKTVDKLSDEYKMRRERNNIAVRKSRDKAKMRNLETQHKVLELTAENERLQKKVEQLSRELSTLRNLFKQLPEPLLASAGHC, encoded by the coding sequence ATGCACCGCCTGCTGGCCTGGGACGCAGCATGCCTCCCGCCGCCGCCCGCCGCCTTTAGACCCATGGAAGTGGCCAACTTCTACTACGAGCCCGACTGCCTGGCCTACGGGGCCAAGGCGGCCCGCGCCGCGCCGCGCGCCCCCGCCGCCGAGCCGGCCATTGGCGAGCACGAGCGCGCCATCGACTTCAGCCCCTACCTGGAGCCGCTCGCGCCCGCCGCGGACTTCGCCGCGCCCGCGCCCGCGCACCACGACTTCCTCTCCGACCTCTTCGCCGACGACTACGGCGCCAAGCCGAGCAAGAAGCCGGCCGACTACGGTTACGTGAGCCTCGGCCGCGCGGGCGCCAAGGCCGCGCCGCCCGCCTGCTTCCCGCCGCCGCCTCCCGCCGCGCTCAAGGCGGAGCCGGGCTTCGAACCCGCGGACTGCAAGCGCGCGGACGACGCGCCCGCCATGGCGGCCGGTTTCCCGTTCGCCCTGCGCGCCTACCTGGGCTACCAGGCGACGCCGAGCGGCAGCAGCGGCAGCCTGTCCACGTCGTCGTCGTCCAGCCCGCCCGGCACGCCGAGCCCCGCCGACGCCAAGGCCGCGCCCGCCGCCTGCTTCGCGGGGCCGCCGGCCGCGCCcgccaaggccaaggccaagaagACGGTGGACAAGCTGAGCGACGAGTACAAGATGCGGCGCGAGCGCAACAACATCGCGGTGCGCAAGAGCCGCGACAAGGCCAAGATGCGCAACCTGGAGACGCAGCACAAGGTGCTGGAGCTGACGGCGGAGAACGAGCGGCTGCAGAAGAAGGTGGAGCAGCTGTCGCGAGAGCTCAGCACCCTGCGGAACTTGTTCAAGCAGCTGCCCGAGCCGCTGCTGGCCTCGGCGGGCCACTGCTAG
- the Cebpb gene encoding CCAAT/enhancer-binding protein beta isoform b (isoform b is encoded by transcript variant 1) — MEVANFYYEPDCLAYGAKAARAAPRAPAAEPAIGEHERAIDFSPYLEPLAPAADFAAPAPAHHDFLSDLFADDYGAKPSKKPADYGYVSLGRAGAKAAPPACFPPPPPAALKAEPGFEPADCKRADDAPAMAAGFPFALRAYLGYQATPSGSSGSLSTSSSSSPPGTPSPADAKAAPAACFAGPPAAPAKAKAKKTVDKLSDEYKMRRERNNIAVRKSRDKAKMRNLETQHKVLELTAENERLQKKVEQLSRELSTLRNLFKQLPEPLLASAGHC; from the coding sequence ATGGAAGTGGCCAACTTCTACTACGAGCCCGACTGCCTGGCCTACGGGGCCAAGGCGGCCCGCGCCGCGCCGCGCGCCCCCGCCGCCGAGCCGGCCATTGGCGAGCACGAGCGCGCCATCGACTTCAGCCCCTACCTGGAGCCGCTCGCGCCCGCCGCGGACTTCGCCGCGCCCGCGCCCGCGCACCACGACTTCCTCTCCGACCTCTTCGCCGACGACTACGGCGCCAAGCCGAGCAAGAAGCCGGCCGACTACGGTTACGTGAGCCTCGGCCGCGCGGGCGCCAAGGCCGCGCCGCCCGCCTGCTTCCCGCCGCCGCCTCCCGCCGCGCTCAAGGCGGAGCCGGGCTTCGAACCCGCGGACTGCAAGCGCGCGGACGACGCGCCCGCCATGGCGGCCGGTTTCCCGTTCGCCCTGCGCGCCTACCTGGGCTACCAGGCGACGCCGAGCGGCAGCAGCGGCAGCCTGTCCACGTCGTCGTCGTCCAGCCCGCCCGGCACGCCGAGCCCCGCCGACGCCAAGGCCGCGCCCGCCGCCTGCTTCGCGGGGCCGCCGGCCGCGCCcgccaaggccaaggccaagaagACGGTGGACAAGCTGAGCGACGAGTACAAGATGCGGCGCGAGCGCAACAACATCGCGGTGCGCAAGAGCCGCGACAAGGCCAAGATGCGCAACCTGGAGACGCAGCACAAGGTGCTGGAGCTGACGGCGGAGAACGAGCGGCTGCAGAAGAAGGTGGAGCAGCTGTCGCGAGAGCTCAGCACCCTGCGGAACTTGTTCAAGCAGCTGCCCGAGCCGCTGCTGGCCTCGGCGGGCCACTGCTAG
- the Cebpb gene encoding CCAAT/enhancer-binding protein beta isoform c (isoform c is encoded by transcript variant 1), with amino-acid sequence MAAGFPFALRAYLGYQATPSGSSGSLSTSSSSSPPGTPSPADAKAAPAACFAGPPAAPAKAKAKKTVDKLSDEYKMRRERNNIAVRKSRDKAKMRNLETQHKVLELTAENERLQKKVEQLSRELSTLRNLFKQLPEPLLASAGHC; translated from the coding sequence ATGGCGGCCGGTTTCCCGTTCGCCCTGCGCGCCTACCTGGGCTACCAGGCGACGCCGAGCGGCAGCAGCGGCAGCCTGTCCACGTCGTCGTCGTCCAGCCCGCCCGGCACGCCGAGCCCCGCCGACGCCAAGGCCGCGCCCGCCGCCTGCTTCGCGGGGCCGCCGGCCGCGCCcgccaaggccaaggccaagaagACGGTGGACAAGCTGAGCGACGAGTACAAGATGCGGCGCGAGCGCAACAACATCGCGGTGCGCAAGAGCCGCGACAAGGCCAAGATGCGCAACCTGGAGACGCAGCACAAGGTGCTGGAGCTGACGGCGGAGAACGAGCGGCTGCAGAAGAAGGTGGAGCAGCTGTCGCGAGAGCTCAGCACCCTGCGGAACTTGTTCAAGCAGCTGCCCGAGCCGCTGCTGGCCTCGGCGGGCCACTGCTAG